One part of the Deltaproteobacteria bacterium genome encodes these proteins:
- a CDS encoding NADH-quinone oxidoreductase subunit L encodes MSEERVVLRNSGVIDPRDINSHLDRDGFKAFIKARNKMTPEETIEEVKASGLRGRGGAGFHCGLKWELARQTRAGQKFLICNADEGEVGTFKDRHILENDPFTLLEGMAIAGYAIGADRAYIYLRAEYHYLFDSLLHAIDQVKEKGFLKDLDIQIREGAGAYICGEESALMDSIEGFRGEARLKPPFPTEKGLWETPTIINNVETLMNIPPIISNGAAWFNRIGTERSKGTKVFSVSGDVGNPGVYELVMGSSLKELVLDFARAKNIKMVQVGGAAGRIVPDAMLDTPLSYETVLGSGGIIVFNETRDVIDIIYRSMEFLAEESCGKCTPCRDGTEAMVEILGRLNIGDGKAQDIEALEDLSNAIMLSSLCGLGQTAPVPVLDSLRYFKHEYQDRIKQSLFLRSLQGVRQL; translated from the coding sequence GTGTCCGAAGAGCGGGTTGTCTTAAGAAACAGCGGCGTGATTGATCCCAGGGACATAAACAGCCATTTGGACAGGGATGGTTTCAAGGCGTTTATCAAGGCTCGCAATAAGATGACGCCGGAAGAAACGATAGAGGAGGTGAAGGCTTCCGGCCTGAGGGGCCGGGGCGGGGCTGGATTTCACTGCGGACTGAAATGGGAGTTGGCGAGACAGACTCGCGCCGGCCAGAAATTCTTGATCTGTAATGCCGATGAGGGTGAGGTCGGGACCTTTAAGGACAGACATATCCTGGAAAACGATCCCTTCACCCTCCTGGAAGGAATGGCCATCGCCGGTTATGCCATTGGGGCTGACCGGGCCTATATTTATCTTCGCGCTGAATATCACTATTTGTTTGATTCACTGCTTCACGCCATTGATCAGGTTAAGGAAAAGGGTTTCCTTAAAGACCTGGACATTCAGATTCGAGAAGGCGCTGGTGCATATATTTGCGGTGAGGAGTCGGCGCTCATGGATTCCATCGAGGGGTTCAGGGGGGAGGCTCGTTTGAAGCCGCCGTTTCCAACGGAAAAAGGACTCTGGGAAACTCCGACCATTATAAATAACGTTGAAACCCTGATGAATATCCCTCCAATCATTTCAAACGGGGCCGCGTGGTTCAACAGGATTGGAACGGAGCGCAGTAAAGGCACCAAGGTGTTCTCGGTCAGCGGTGATGTGGGGAATCCCGGTGTGTATGAACTGGTCATGGGGAGTTCGCTCAAAGAACTGGTCTTAGATTTTGCCCGGGCCAAAAATATCAAGATGGTTCAGGTTGGCGGCGCTGCGGGAAGAATCGTCCCTGACGCCATGCTGGACACGCCCCTTTCATATGAAACTGTTCTAGGCTCCGGAGGTATTATTGTTTTTAACGAAACCAGGGATGTTATAGACATCATCTATCGCTCTATGGAGTTTTTAGCTGAAGAATCTTGTGGCAAGTGCACCCCCTGCCGGGACGGGACGGAGGCAATGGTTGAAATTCTGGGCAGACTGAATATAGGCGATGGCAAGGCACAGGATATCGAGGCCCTGGAAGATTTATCAAACGCAATAATGCTTTCTTCTTTATGCGGTCTGGGGCAGACGGCCCCGGTTCCTGTTCTTGATTCTTTGAGGTATTTCAAGCACGAATATCAAGATCGGATCAAACAGTCCTTGTTTTTAAGAAGCCTTCAAGGCGTCAGGCAGTTATAA